The Plasmodium sp. gorilla clade G2 genome assembly, chromosome: 6 genome has a segment encoding these proteins:
- a CDS encoding cyclin dependent kinase binding protein, putative — protein MEGGGYFSLYEDFFKDAKIFLNTIESKNKILDVSNSSTTSSSISSDEVSDISSNNNTKKYDDNDKDDNNYNGTGRYLDYYLNIENNKAVCYNNMEESNTILQNDNNINGINYNNNNNSSNVLYNGSSKILLCYKNNYNICFSYKPYNENIYNDAANINYSLSIFRKKGSLNTTSNIKGKRQIEPNWTKKQIREALDLEKGIKRKTRSRGIYGNDNNINNYNINNYNINNYNINNYNINNYNINNYNINNYNINNDNYNDNKRMGGWGIVKYFNIFSKLPFFYLFYPSSDKKKKKKKKIYKNEVMNDMNSSLFYNNHYKNEIKKKKSDNSDFKKMTSKRNEKNKRNEKNNLYNDKKDSINMNENNIYKNMKKSNNMLTKNEMYKSTSVNNLDMDTKKTEEEYFLKRKRKKENNKKGISYEYLLKPSKHDYDAFCLFNPRFKQGKHHTVMYLQSYNVSIIPFVKAKKLKERVNQLFSEINPWIHKSLTLSKLRNLKIDLFNLINNIPEIDISTISCAWVFFERLVIKGYVHKYNRKLYAATCLILSFKFYQHDDIQILEKLLIHIQKLDKKENLTPSLIFSVEFLVYRLLEFSLQHTYENIRPHIHQYLESKELKFEDVYGTSEEIYLYSNKS, from the exons ATGGAAGGTGGTGGGTACTTTTCGCTTTATGAggatttttttaaagatgcaaaaatatttttgaatactattgaaagtaaaaataaaatattggaTGTGAGTAATAGTAGTACTACAAGTAGTAGTATTAGTAGTGATGAAGTGAGTGATATatcttcaaataataatacaaaaaaatatgatgataatgataaagatgataataattataatggtACTGGAAGATATTtagattattatttaaatatagagAATAATAAGGCAGTCTGTTATAATAACATGGAAGAAAGTAATACAATAttacaaaatgataataatattaatggtataaattataataataataataatagtagtaatgttttatataatgggtcttcaaaaattttgttatgttataaaaataattataatatatgtttctCATATAAACCATATAatgagaatatatataatgatgcagccaatataaattattcctTATcaatatttagaaaaaaaggTTCTCTTAATACTACTTCtaatataaaaggaaaaagacAAATAGAACCCAATTGGacgaaaaaacaaataagaGAAGCATTAGATTTAGAGAAgggaattaaaagaaaaactcGTTCGAGAGGAATATATggaaatgataataatataaataattacaatataaataattataatataaataattataatataaataattacaatataaataattataatataaataattataatataaacaattataatattaataatgataattataatgataataaacgTATGGGTGGGTGGGGGATCGTTAagtattttaatatattttccaagttaccatttttttatttattttatccttcatctgataaaaaaaaaaaaaagaaaaaaaaaatttataaaaatgaagttatgaatgatatgaatagttctttattttataataaccaTTATaagaatgaaataaaaaaaaaaaagagtgaTAATTCAGATTTCAAAAAAATGACCTCAAAAAGAAacgaaaaaaacaaaagaaatgaaaaaaataatttatataatgataaaaaggatagtataaatatgaatgagaataatatttataagaatatgAAAAAGTCAAATAATATGTTGACTAAAAATGAAATGTATAAATCGACAAGTGTTAACAATTTAGATATGGATACAAAAAAGACAGaagaagaatattttttaaaaagaaaaagaaaaaaagagaataataaaaaagggatatcatatgaatatttattaaaacctAGTAAACATGATTATGATgctttttgtttatttaatcCAAGATTTAAACAAGGTAAACATCATACAGTTATGTATTTACAAAGTTATAATGTATCAATAATACCATTTGTAAAagcaaaaaaattaaaagaaagagTTAATCAATTATTTAGTGAAATAAATCCATGGATTCATAAATCTTTAACATTATCAAAATtaagaaatttaaaaattgatctttttaatttaataaataatatacctGAAATAGATATATCAACTATATCATGTGCATGGGTATTTTTTGAAAGACTAGTTATTAAAGGATATGtgcataaatataatagaaaGTTATATGCAGCTACGTGtcttatattatcttttaaattttatcaACATGAtgatatacaaatattagaaaaattaCTTATACACATACAAAAGttagataaaaaagaaaatctaACTCCTTCTCTTATCTTTTCTGTGGAATTCTTAGTCTATCGACTTCTTGAGTTTTCTCTTCAACACACTTATGAAAATATACGTCCACACATACATCAATATTTGGAGTCAAAG gaATTAAAATTTGAAGATGTCTACGGCACCTCTGAAgagatttatttatattcaaataaatcataa
- a CDS encoding RAP protein, putative, which yields MKRYKILIKNVNTFKWKSYDVKRISSTLLSSKKSKPFNIDYIEKVKRKNGLKVGCNKVFLKNKYNGEKYERDKNITKWCEKLNEYAKNKEYDIYENDLNSCSSIAENSIEISQLINVISKNKIVNNNIMLIYIKLIDKCLKIFSNIPVRSISLILNSMVKLNYYHTNFIDLFFKNINHIIDKSNPIDLSLLYHFYVNCSGDYFEYINDNKNDIYLNLFLNKILSDISLLQIQAISCILRCNKKIIKRRNWEDAYFKNDGVLEENYLNVQVNEKNKRNDYIKVYEEKEIEKKRINESGYKRSINDDDDDEIYYNRLSIKKEKSEKLENNINFLQCDNIELIKKVNKILKEHVYFKISSGNIQQLCNILEDLEYFNLIDDDYNFYYDILNILKSRCNLSELKNIDYINILNIIKTRNMKYNNFLPISNFSFLFEKIKDLNFDFFTCDHLCELIKILCYFKKCYHLNMCINKLEACLEKKNLNEIYSTSTMIYLLYDFSHINRNDMIIHSLCKKIYISIINKINNSLEDEKVNDLKYVETEKNININNKNYMYKTQFNICLKEYILLVKSLDKLLDKKIITPICIDEKKLNSIFFDITNKISDDPSPISFKRRYKNDDYYDYEMCLYLYQILLLGKLKSRNYVLFLSCLNNVLALSIHFNIKNVVLCLKILYHCTHFITKDRYLIFENTLNYFSHLILSNDFNVLEREKTMMNNIKNNFIKINKNNMNYVEEDHNDNIDILNNLYNNINRIIDNNNKYYMYINKNKENHYLNDNIMTKNNNNEIATIYSNFNYTKITCIDCCNILYYLKKMNYVNKDLINIILKNVYINISSLKKQKYILRMINGLSIIKNIDKEFKDFNCIIKKIMFHFFSIQQEYNNNNMSESVKLEESIKLFYLLSKLDMSKKYKNDLITKYILLPLENILEKKKTTINNIILLLYGLKNMYPYRYISLISYVLHYIDDYQTRMYNINGDNINGDNINSDNINSDNINSDNINGDNINSDNINNYHNNKDDALYSLPFLKAYFSSIPHFINSWIDNRWSKINQVYIRTSQKLFQNFYEQIFLEKKMKNEDMICMLIDYINLSLPYMEKYLDVIHYIIDMHKVLINKDEFITFLLSWKIYIYNNNNDNISYDEKQKLGYKIEECLNILYKNDKNYNHNDFISLNNSLEKCNKKNDAHTDDNDDNENICINKKSVYDFSFNKKKIIFLDTDEDNEKDIICKEYNYIDINKLYENKFNKKINNNINEKKKLQLCIQKEDNEKNKTFKNNNKNKNILNEFEIILNKYSYCQNNQNDKIEILKNVKLYSFHINFLDKKKKIIFEFLDEDAYFKEPDNSSIDLLPSVNLKLTLLKKLNFKIITIPFYEWNKCYGRLEKVKSIYQKLLNVTNPQNVEEQYQNYKSDDIFSSIGRYEITKKK from the coding sequence ATGAAACGATATAAGATATTGATAAAGAATGTAAATACTTTTAAATGGAAGTCGTACGACGTGAAAAGAATTTCATCGACCTTATTGAGTTCAAAGAAAAGCAAACCATTTAATATTGATTATATAGAAAAggtgaaaagaaaaaatggcTTAAAAGTTGGTTGTAATAaggtatttttaaaaaataaatataatggtGAGAAATATGAAAGAGATAAGAATATAACTAAATGGTGTGagaaattaaatgaatatgctaaaaataaagaatatgatatttatgaaaatgaTTTAAATTCGTGTTCATCTATAGCTGAGAATTCTATAGAAATTTCTCAGTTGATTAATGTAATTAGTAAGAACAAAAttgtgaataataatataatgttgatttatataaaattaattgataaatgtttaaaaatatttagtaACATTCCTGTGAGAAGTATAAGTTTAATTCTGAATAGTATggttaaattaaattattatcatactAATTTTATTgatttgttttttaaaaatataaaccatATAATAGATAAAAGTAATCCAATTGATCTGAgccttttatatcatttttacgTGAACTGTTCAGGtgattattttgaatatataaatgataataaaaatgatatatatttaaatttgtttttaaataaaatactcAGTGATATATCGCTTTTACAAATACAAGCAATTTCTTGTATTTTaagatgtaataaaaaaataataaaaagaagaaattggGAAGAtgcatattttaaaaatgatggTGTCTTGGAAGAAAACTACCTGAACGTTCAggtaaatgaaaaaaataaaaggaatgaTTATATTAAAGTATATGAAGAGAAAGaaatagaaaagaaaaggatAAACGAAAGTGGATATAAAAGAAgtataaatgatgatgatgatgatgaaatatattataatagatTATCTATTAAGAAGGAAAAAAGTGAAAAGTTggagaataatataaattttttacaatgtgataatatagaattaataaaaaaagtaaataagATATTAAAAGAGCATGTGTATTTTAAGATATCATCTGGTAATATTCAACAATTGTGTAATATTTTAGAAGATttagaatattttaatttaattgatgatgattataatttttattatgacattttaaatatattgaaaagtCGATGTAATTTATCTGAATTAAAGAAtattgattatataaatatattaaatataataaaaactcgaaatatgaaatataataattttcttcCTATATcgaatttttcatttttatttgaaaaaataaaagatttaAATTTTGATTTCTTTACATGTGATCATTTATGTgagttaataaaaatattatgttattttaaaaaatgttatcatttaaatatgtgtataaataaattagagGCTtgtttagaaaaaaaaaatttgaatgaaatatattcaacatcaacaatgatatatttattatatgatttttcTCATATAAATAGAAATGATATGATTATACATTcattatgtaaaaaaatatatatatcaataattaacaaaataaataacagtTTGGAAGATGAAAAAGTAAATGATTTAAAATATGTAGAGactgaaaaaaatatcaacataaataataagaacTATATGTATAAAACTCAATTTAACATAtgtttaaaagaatatatattattagtaaAATCATTGGATAAATtattagataaaaaaataataacaccTATATGTATAGATGAGAAAAAACTGAATTcgattttttttgatattacaaataaaataagtgaTGATCCATCACCAATTTCTTTTAAGCgtagatataaaaatgatgactattatgattatgaaatgtgtttatatttatatcaaatattattattgggTAAATTAAAATCTAGAAACtatgttctttttttaagtTGTTTAAATAACGTTTTGGCTTTATCaattcattttaatataaaaaatgtggtCTTAtgtttgaaaatattatatcattgtACACATTTTATAACAAAAGATagatatttaatatttgaaaataccttaaattatttttcacATTTGATATTATCTAATGATTTTAATGTTTTGGAAAGAGAAAAAACCatgatgaataatataaaaaataattttataaaaattaataaaaataatatgaattatgTAGAAGAAGATCATAATGACAATatagatattttaaataatctaTATAACAACATAAATAGAataattgataataataataaatattatatgtatataaataaaaataaggagAATCATTAtcttaatgataatattatgactaaaaataataataacgaAATAGCTACAATATATtctaattttaattatacaaAGATAACTTGTATAGATtgttgtaatattttatattatttaaaaaaaatgaattatgtaaataaggatttaataaatataatattaaaaaatgtatacataaatataagtagtttaaaaaagcaaaaatatatacttcgAATGATTAATGGGTTaagtattataaaaaatatagacaaAGAATTTAAGGATTTTAattgtattattaaaaaaattatgtttcactttttttctattcagcaagaatataataataataatatgagtgAATCTGTAAAATTAGAAGAaagtattaaattattttatttattaagtaAATTGGATATGagtaagaaatataaaaatgatttgataacaaaatatatattgttacctttggaaaatatattagaaaagaagaaaacgactattaataatattatattattattatatgggttaaaaaatatgtatccATATAGATACATAAGTTTGATATCATACGTCTTACATTATATAGATGATTATCAGACAagaatgtataatattaatggtgataatattaatggtgataatattaatagtgataatattaatagtgataatattaacagtgataatattaatggtgataatattaacagtgataatattaataattatcataataataaagatgatgCATTATATTCTTTGCCCTTTTTAAAAGCCTATTTTTCATCTATAccacattttataaatagtTGGATAGATAATAGATGGAGTAAAATAAACCAAGTATATATTCGTACTAGCCAAAAATTGTTTCAAAACTTTTATGaacaaatatttttagaaaaaaaaatgaaaaatgaagatatgaTTTGTATGTTAatagattatataaatttatcttTACCTTATATGGAAAAATATCTTGATGTAATTCATTACATTATAGATATGCACAAGGTGTTGATAAATAAAGATGAATTTATAACCTTTTTATTAAGTtggaagatatatatatataataataataatgataatattagtTATGATGAAAAACAGAAATTAGGATATAAGATTGAGGAgtgtttaaatatattatataagaatgataagaattataatcataatgattttatatcattaaataattctttagAGAAgtgtaacaaaaaaaatgatgctCACAcggatgataatgatgataatgaaaatatttgcataaataaaaaatcagTATACGATTTTAGTTtcaataaaaagaaaataatttttctagATACAGATGaagataatgaaaaagatattatatgtaaagaatataattatatcgatataaataaattatatgaaaataagttcaacaagaaaataaataataatataaatgaaaagaagaaattacAATTATGTATACAAAAAGAAgacaatgaaaaaaataaaacatttaaaaataataacaaaaataaaaacattttaaacgaatttgaaataattttaaataaatattcatattgtcaaaataatcaaaatgataaaattgaaattttaaaaaatgtaaaactTTATTCctttcatataaattttttggataaaaaaaaaaaaattatatttgaatttttaGATGAAGATGCTTATTTTAAGGAACCTGATAATTCATCTATAGATTTATTACCATCtgttaatttaaaattaacattattaaaaaaattaaattttaaaataatcacAATACCATTTTATGAATGGAATAAATGTTATGGACGCTTAGAAAAAGTGAAATCCATTTatcaaaaattattaaacgTTACAAATCCTCAAAATGTAGAGGAGCAATATCAAAATTATAAGAGTGAcgatatattttcttctatagGACGTTATGAAATAactaaaaagaaataa
- a CDS encoding RNA-binding protein, putative yields the protein MIKQQKRSYSHVDNEVGNSNVSDEENIIKRQRNESRSSTRSYMDEDGKSIVATSTEMRIPYCLLLPNRAIGYVIGKSGNNVREIEKACGAVIKCQKEFDISVYPPPSEKILTIFGKKENKKKALELVLGKSKSVMDFQEEDGKESIVIIVPTRSIPIIIGQKGSKISSLSERSSCEINVHKDDVPGIKDKAIFIKSKKISKIIDCIGIIYDLLEDVVENGILTISEFPGVPKNDINNNNDDLIDNDNINDNDENNNFDDHISDYNINNNIITNNMNNNMMHINNNNNMNNNNNNNNNNRMHHNNSINYRNINNHNNNNNNPHYQHNYNNSNMNNQNNNSKYMNMKKNDNYMDDNMSIDDNDNYSVPKEKNLLLHKYGKEVSPCVVRFVLDVETTAWIIGKAGCHIKEIRSVTGAGAVIVDAPDNIENVKTCDRILTLSGSAENKFNALKLIVRQMEEREKNINNPMRMLVPGKAASFLIGRKGSIIKYITEQSGSQIQVAKNKESENEKLVLITGSPEAKILASVLVLQKLEEYENPAIAREGLVIPLNDIYYNKNNNNKYSNHMKKSVNHKIMHNNKNSIHNNNNTNSDDHFMPSNSLPNHHFQNNDNHMNSNNYTYDNHIPNKINTHHNNNSNDMKTPVENMFLEQIYKSFPYASLPKIISVKQPYTIELNMPDLYLETFDSQNKNGKSLIDEIVEKSGCNISICTDSNDSSSYTFNVSITGSPLANSLAILMIQSKIFKFDWF from the coding sequence ATGataaaacaacaaaaaagATCATACTCACATGTTGATAATGAGGTTGGTAATAGTAATGTTAGTGATgaggaaaatataataaaaaggcaAAGAAATGAAAGTAGGAGTAGTACTAGGTCATATATGGATGAGGATGGAAAAAGTATTGTTGCAACTAGTACTGAGATGCGTATTCcatattgtttattattaccaAATAGAGCTATAGGATATGTTATTGGGAAGTCAGGTAATAATGTACGTGAAATAGAAAAGGCGTGTGGTGCTGTTATAAAATGTCAAAAAGAATTTGATATATCTGTATATCCTCCACCGTCTGAAAAAATTTTAACAATATttggaaaaaaagaaaataaaaaaaaagcattAGAATTAGTTCTAGGCAAATCGAAAAGTGTTATGGATTTTCAAGAAGAAGATGGTAAAGAATCTATAGTTATAATTGTTCCTACACGATCTATTCCCATCATTATCGGTCAAAAAGGTTCTAAAATTTCTTCATTAAGTGAAAGATCTTCTTGTGAAATTAATGTTCATAAGGATGATGTTCCAGGTATAAAAGATAAAGCTATTTTTATTAagtcaaaaaaaataagtaaaATTATTGACTGTATaggtattatatatgatttattagAAGATGTTGTAGAAAATGGAATTTTAACTATTTCTGAATTCCCAGGAGTTccaaaaaatgatataaacaacaataatgatgatttaattgataatgataatattaatgataatgatgaaaataataatttcgaTGATCATATTAgtgattataatattaataataatattataactaataatatgaacaataacATGATGCAcatcaacaataataataatatgaataataataataataataataataataatcgtatgcatcataataattcaattaattatagaaatataaataatcataataataataataataatccaCACTATcaacataattataataattctaatatgaataaccaaaataataattccaaatatatgaatatgaaaaaaaatgataattatatggaTGATAATATGAGTATTGATGATAACGATAACTATTCTGTTcctaaagaaaaaaatttactcCTACATAAATATGGTAAAGAAGTTAGTCCATGTGTTGTTCGTTTTGTTCTAGATGTAGAAACTACTGCATGGATTATTGGAAAAGCAGGATGTCATATTAAAGAAATTCGATCTGTTACTGGAGCAGGTGCAGTAATAGTTGATGCACCtgataatattgaaaatgtAAAAACATGTGATCGTATTCTGACCTTATCAGGTTCAGcagaaaataaatttaatgcTTTAAAACTTATTGTTAGACAAATGgaagaaagagaaaaaaatattaataatccAATGCGTATGTTAGTACCAGGTAAAGCAGCTAGCTTTTTAATAGGAAGAAAAGGAtctattattaaatatattactgAACAATCAGGTTCACAAATTCAAGTAGccaaaaataaagaaagtgaaaatgaaaaattagtATTAATTACAGGTTCACCAGAAGCAAAAATATTAGCATCTGTATTAGTCTTACAAAAATTAGAAGAATATGAAAACCCAGCTATAGCAAGGGAAGGTCTTGTCATTccattaaatgatatatattataataaaaataataataataaatattctaatcatatgaaaaaaagtGTTAATCATAAAATCatgcataataataaaaattctatacacaataataataatactaataGCGATGATCATTTTATGCCATCGAATTCTCTTCCTAATCAtcattttcaaaataatgataatcatatgaattctaataattatacatatgataATCATATAcccaataaaataaatactcaccacaataataatagtaatgataTGAAAACACCAGTTGAAAATATGTTCCtagaacaaatatataaatcctTCCCATATGCATCCTTACCTAAAATTATATCTGTTAAACAACCATATACCATCGAATTAAATATGCCTGATCTATATTTAGAAACATTCGATtctcaaaataaaaatggaaaatcTTTAATTGACGAAATTGTTGAAAAATCCGGTtgtaatatttctatatgtACTGATTCAAATGATTCTTCATCTTATACTTTTAATGTTTCTATAACGGGTTCACCACTAGCTAATTCATTGGCAATTCTTATGATACAGTCCAAAATTTTCAAATTCGACTGGTTTTGA
- a CDS encoding aurora-related kinase 1: MNDSISSPIKATCRDMALKSSLHSFTFSLKDFDIAGFLGDGAHGSVFLACERRTNFICVLKCISKSHLVKSTQEALLRKEIELQAHLKHPHIACMYTWFHTSSHVFFVMEYCSNGDLFTYLNEHGPFCEKKVAEMLFEIIWAIRTCHDKRIAHLDLKPENVLVNHEEKCKLADFGLSAHIGSKHKKKGISHYRGTHDYWSPEQCARHQKKKQNFGEFDQKTDIWTLGILAFELKFGRPPFGSTNEERENVIMNRIQDYHWSQLFCEKVKQDLIDKLSPEFKDFLNLCLDKNPKKRPTAESLIQHPFIFIHNKNRSCIKSYATQPRGKQGPKLSHKGFNEQDGSFLTPIWFHNK, translated from the exons atgaacgATTCAATCAGTAGCCCCATTAAGGCCACGTGTAGAGACATGGCCCTTAAAAGTAGTTTACATTCTTTCACATTTAGTTTGAAAGATTTTGATATAGCCGGATTTttg GGCGATGGAGCACATGGTAGTGTATTTTTGGCTTGTGAGAGGAGAACCAATTTTATATGCgtattaaaatgtatatctAAATCACATTTAGtcaa gAGTACACAGGAAGCGTTGTTAAGAAAAGAGATAGAATTGCAAGCACATTTAAAACACCCACATATAGcatg CATGTATACGTGGTTTCATACAAGCAGTCATGTCTTTTTTGTTATGGAATATTGCTCTAACGGAGATCTTTTTACATACTTAAATGAGCATGGACCCTTTTGTGAGAAAAAAGTAGCAGAGATGCTGTTTGAAATAATATGGGCTATAAGAACATGTCATGATAAGAGAATAGCACATTTAGATTTGAAACCTGAGAATGTTTTAGTAAATCATGAAGAGAAATGTAAACTAGCTGATTTTGGTTTATCAGCTCATATAGGAtctaaacataaaaaaaaaggtatatCTCATTATAGAGGGACACATGATTATTGGTCACCTGAACAATGTGCAAGACATCAAAAGAAGAAACAGAATTTTGGTGAATTCGATCAGAAAACAGATATATGGACCTTAGGAATTTTAGCTTTTGAATTAAAATTTGGTAGACCTCCATTCGGATCAACAAATGAAGAAAGAGAAAATGTTATTATGAATAGAATACAAGATTATCATTGGAGTCAATTATTCTGTGAAAAAGTAAAACAAGATTTAATTGATAAATTATCACCAGAATTTAAAGATTTCTTAAATTTATGTCTAGATAAAAATCCAAAAAAAAGACCCACAGCAGAATCATTAATTCAAcatccttttatttttattcataataaaaatagatcATGCATCAAATCTTATGCGACTCAACCTAGGGGTAAGCAAGGTCCAAAGTTAAGTCACAAGGGATTTAATGAGCAAGACGGGTCCTTCTTAACTCCCATCTGGTTTcacaataaataa
- a CDS encoding calcium-binding protein, putative: protein MEGQKNEGKTSKKENNYKFLNSDEINNLEYIFNKIKKNKNDNVSIQSIHKFLLNNHNKDICDDLLDFFHIYGSTITLDDFLNSLNCDMNEFKSKEKVRILFELLDTNKKGYISYKNFIQSAKQFENEFSDDMLNDIFHIMDLNNNNKILFDEFKNSISNI from the coding sequence ATGGAGGGacaaaaaaatgaaggaAAAACAtccaaaaaagaaaacaactataaatttttaaattcagatgaaataaataatttggaatacatatttaataaaataaagaaaaacaaaaatgataatgtATCAATACAAAGTATTCATAagtttcttttaaataatcataataaagatatttgTGATGATTTGTTggatttttttcatatatatggtAGTACTATAACGTTAGATGATTTTTTGAATTCTTTAAACTGTGATATGAATGAATTTAAATCAAAAGAAAAAGTTAGAATTTTATTTGAGTTATtagatacaaataaaaagggttatatttcttataaaaattttattcaaTCTGCTAAACAATTTGAAAATGAATTTAGTGACGATAtgttaaatgatatatttcatattatggacttaaacaataataataaaatacttTTTGATGAGTTCAAAAATTCGATATCAAATATATGA
- a CDS encoding 50S ribosomal protein L24, putative, whose protein sequence is MFWSSFIGKINQLPVLSQLNNTFLKNVSVRNHKIIKPRNIIKMWKIRKGDEVKVISGKDKGKIGEVLSCDKFRNMVKVKGCNMRKLFVDNKFVYIEKKIHYSNVQLIDNFLKTNTKVALRYTDDNQVIRISKKSGTVIPWPCEKTKEEDYDQIEENPLDTLPQEALKKTYDYKTDVKFMNILRQTVNKYNRELS, encoded by the coding sequence ATGTTTTGGTCTTCATTTATaggaaaaataaatcaaCTGCCAGTTTTGAGCCAGTTAAATAATACTTTTTTGAAAAATGTAAGTGTCAGAaatcataaaattattaaaccaagaaatattattaagatGTGGAAAATAAGAAAAGGAGATGAAGTGAAAGTAATATCTGGAAAAGATAAAGGAAAAATAGGAGAAGTATTAAGTTGTGACAAATTTAGGAATATGGTAAAAGTCAAAGGATGTAATATGAGGAAACTTTTTGTTGATAATAAATTCgtttatattgaaaaaaaaatacattattCAAATGTTCAATTAAtagataattttttaaaaacaaatacaaAGGTAGCTTTAAGATATACAGATGATAATCAAGTTATTagaatatcaaaaaaatcaGGAACTGTTATACCATGGCCTTgtgaaaaaacaaaagaagaaGATTATGATCAAATCGAAGAAAACCCTTTAGATACTTTGCCTCAGGAagctttaaaaaaaacatatgatTATAAAACCGATGTCAAGTTTATGAACATTTTAAGACAAACTgtcaataaatataataggGAATTATCTTAG